The Gemella massiliensis genome contains a region encoding:
- a CDS encoding cytidine deaminase: MIKLIACDMDGTLLNSEHIIPKKNVELIKIAQQNNIKFVVATGRPYYEALPALKLENIKCDIISFNGGIIYDSKGDILDIIPISLKDLYYTVEIFKTLDIKYQLYTKNTVFTENLETDIQAYVDLIRANGQEPNIEHLRKDAFKRVENGYLTEVKNIEFYFNQPSNPPIKVIGLDANPEKLKKAQQLLAANENLAVTSSGINNLEIMDKNATKGKALRKISDKYNISLKDIISIGDNLNDLSMLEISNISVAMINGMDKLKNISTYITTKDNTEAGVAETIFPILEKENNILNEDNINKLLMKEAIRAADYAYVPYSNFRVGAAILADNGVIYTGCNIENASYSPTNCAERTAIFKAVSEGVRNFKKIAIVGGKKGDNLNPYCPPCGVCRQVIAEFAEKDFKMLLGDSPDNYTVYNFFEEVLPLSFTSKDLKQ; the protein is encoded by the coding sequence ATGATAAAATTAATAGCCTGTGATATGGACGGAACTTTATTAAATTCTGAACATATCATTCCTAAAAAAAATGTTGAACTTATAAAAATTGCTCAGCAAAATAATATAAAATTTGTTGTTGCAACCGGCAGACCATATTATGAAGCACTACCGGCACTAAAATTAGAAAACATAAAATGCGATATAATAAGTTTTAACGGGGGTATAATTTATGATAGCAAAGGAGATATATTAGATATTATTCCTATCTCACTAAAAGATTTATACTATACTGTTGAAATTTTCAAAACTTTAGATATAAAATACCAATTATATACAAAAAACACAGTATTCACAGAAAATTTAGAAACTGATATTCAAGCTTATGTTGACCTTATTCGTGCGAACGGTCAGGAACCAAATATTGAACATTTGCGTAAAGATGCTTTCAAACGTGTCGAAAACGGTTATCTTACAGAAGTGAAAAATATAGAATTCTATTTTAATCAACCAAGTAATCCTCCTATAAAGGTAATTGGATTAGATGCCAATCCGGAAAAATTAAAAAAAGCACAGCAACTTTTAGCAGCCAATGAAAATCTTGCAGTAACTTCATCCGGAATCAATAATTTGGAAATTATGGATAAAAATGCCACCAAAGGTAAGGCACTAAGAAAAATTTCCGATAAATACAATATCTCACTAAAAGATATAATTTCAATAGGAGATAATTTAAATGATCTTTCTATGTTAGAAATATCAAATATCAGTGTTGCTATGATAAATGGTATGGACAAGTTAAAAAATATTTCCACCTATATTACTACCAAAGATAATACTGAAGCAGGTGTCGCAGAAACAATTTTTCCCATACTGGAAAAGGAGAATAATATATTAAATGAGGATAATATAAATAAATTATTAATGAAAGAGGCAATAAGAGCTGCCGACTACGCTTATGTTCCATATTCCAACTTTAGAGTCGGTGCTGCAATATTGGCAGATAATGGTGTTATTTATACCGGTTGTAATATAGAAAATGCCAGTTACTCACCAACCAACTGTGCTGAAAGAACAGCAATATTTAAAGCTGTCAGTGAAGGTGTGCGTAATTTTAAAAAAATTGCTATTGTAGGCGGTAAAAAAGGCGACAACTTAAATCCTTACTGCCCGCCATGCGGTGTTTGTCGCCAAGTGATTGCAGAATTTGCAGAAAAAGACTTCAAAATGTTGCTAGGTGATTCTCCGGATAACTACACTGTTTATAATTTTTTTGAAGAAGTATTACCACTTAGTTTTACATCAAAAGATTTAAAACAATAA
- a CDS encoding valine--tRNA ligase — protein sequence MDMTEMSTKYNPTEVENNRYSWWLEKEVFKADNKSKKNPYTIVIPPPNVTGKLHIGHAWDTTLQDMLTRFKRLKGYDVLYLPGMDHAGISTQAKVEAKIREEGISRYDLGREKFLERAWEWKEEYAGYIREQWAKLGLGLDYTRERFTLDEGLNKAVTKIFVDHYNNGTIYRGEKIINWDPIQRTALSNIEVIHKDVEGAFYHLKYFLADNSGEYLEVATTRPETLFGDVAVAVHPEDERYKKYIGKTVLLPVINKEIPIIADKYVEKDFGSGVVKITPAHDPNDFEVGERHNLERIIVMDEGAVMNEYADKYAGMDRFECRKALVADLKETGVCFKIEKHLHSVGHSERSGAVVEPYLSKQWFVDMKPLAEKVLKNQKNDKEKVNFYPPRFAHTLNTWMENIQDWCISRQLWWGHRIPAWYHKKTGEIYVDVNPPKDIENYVQDEDVLDTWYSSALFPFSTLGWPDLESEDFKRYYPNSCLVTGYDIIFFWVARMVFQGLEFTGVRPFEDCLIHGLVRDEQGRKMSKSLGNGVDPMEVIAEYGADSLRYFLATNSTPGQDLRYSTEKIEASWNYINKIWNASRFVIMNLEDFKYEDIDLRGEKTLADKYILTKLAKTIEDFERLFERYEFGEASRILYNFVWEEFCSWYIEIAKISLNGEDEEAKKTTKSVLVHVLDASLKMLHPFMPFVTEEIWQHIPHIGDSIVTSEFVEVNPELVFERETENMQFIQEVIIAVRNIRSEVNAPMSREIPIKIKYTQDSVKDILLNGSAYLEKFARPSELIVERDIAVSETDISRILSGAEIYVSLSDLIDIDKEKKRLNKELEKLAKELERVNKKLSNEKFVGSAPETVVAKEKEKQVLYQEQYDSVKERLESLDNL from the coding sequence ATAGATATGACTGAAATGTCAACAAAATATAATCCAACAGAAGTAGAGAATAATCGCTACAGTTGGTGGTTAGAAAAAGAAGTATTTAAAGCAGATAACAAAAGTAAGAAAAATCCTTATACAATTGTTATTCCGCCACCAAATGTAACAGGTAAGTTACATATTGGTCACGCATGGGATACAACATTGCAGGATATGTTAACACGTTTTAAACGTCTAAAAGGGTATGATGTATTGTATTTGCCGGGAATGGATCATGCCGGTATTTCAACTCAGGCGAAAGTAGAAGCAAAAATACGCGAAGAAGGAATTTCACGTTATGATTTAGGGAGAGAAAAATTTTTAGAGCGTGCTTGGGAATGGAAAGAAGAATATGCGGGGTATATCCGTGAACAGTGGGCAAAACTGGGACTAGGTCTTGACTATACAAGAGAAAGATTTACTCTTGACGAGGGATTAAACAAAGCTGTTACAAAAATTTTTGTTGATCATTATAATAATGGGACTATTTATCGTGGTGAAAAAATTATCAATTGGGATCCTATACAACGTACAGCATTATCAAACATTGAGGTAATTCATAAAGATGTGGAAGGTGCATTTTATCACTTGAAATATTTTTTAGCGGATAATAGCGGAGAATATTTAGAAGTAGCAACAACACGCCCGGAAACATTGTTTGGAGATGTGGCGGTTGCGGTTCATCCGGAAGATGAGAGATATAAAAAATATATTGGAAAAACAGTATTATTACCGGTAATAAATAAGGAAATTCCTATAATTGCCGACAAATATGTAGAAAAAGATTTTGGAAGTGGGGTTGTAAAAATTACTCCGGCACATGATCCTAATGATTTTGAAGTAGGAGAACGTCATAATTTGGAAAGAATTATCGTTATGGACGAAGGTGCTGTAATGAATGAGTATGCTGATAAATATGCTGGAATGGATCGCTTTGAATGTCGTAAAGCATTAGTTGCGGATCTAAAAGAAACCGGTGTATGTTTCAAAATAGAAAAACATCTACACTCTGTTGGACATTCTGAACGTAGCGGTGCAGTAGTAGAACCTTATCTGTCAAAACAATGGTTTGTTGATATGAAACCATTAGCTGAAAAAGTGTTGAAAAATCAAAAAAATGATAAAGAAAAAGTAAATTTTTATCCACCTCGTTTTGCTCATACGTTGAATACTTGGATGGAAAATATTCAGGATTGGTGTATTTCTCGTCAATTATGGTGGGGGCATCGTATTCCGGCATGGTATCATAAAAAAACCGGTGAGATATATGTTGATGTTAATCCCCCAAAAGATATTGAAAATTATGTTCAAGATGAAGATGTACTTGATACATGGTATTCATCAGCATTATTCCCATTTTCTACATTAGGCTGGCCTGATTTGGAGAGTGAAGATTTTAAACGTTATTATCCAAATAGTTGTTTAGTAACCGGATATGATATTATATTCTTCTGGGTGGCACGTATGGTATTTCAAGGTTTAGAGTTTACCGGAGTACGTCCGTTTGAAGATTGTTTAATTCATGGTTTAGTTCGGGATGAACAAGGTCGTAAGATGAGTAAATCACTTGGCAATGGGGTAGACCCTATGGAGGTTATAGCAGAGTACGGAGCTGATAGTTTGCGTTACTTCTTAGCTACTAATTCAACGCCGGGGCAAGATCTTCGCTATTCAACAGAAAAAATAGAAGCAAGTTGGAATTATATCAATAAAATTTGGAATGCCTCTCGTTTTGTTATTATGAACTTGGAAGATTTCAAATACGAAGATATTGATTTGCGTGGAGAAAAAACATTAGCTGACAAATATATCTTAACTAAATTAGCGAAAACAATAGAAGATTTTGAACGGTTGTTTGAACGTTATGAGTTTGGAGAAGCGTCACGTATTCTTTATAATTTTGTGTGGGAAGAATTTTGTTCATGGTACATCGAAATTGCAAAAATTTCATTAAATGGAGAAGATGAAGAAGCTAAAAAAACAACTAAATCAGTATTAGTTCATGTACTTGATGCGTCATTAAAAATGTTACACCCATTTATGCCGTTTGTAACGGAAGAAATTTGGCAACATATTCCCCATATCGGCGATAGTATAGTAACATCAGAATTTGTTGAAGTTAACCCGGAACTGGTATTCGAGCGAGAAACTGAAAATATGCAATTTATTCAAGAAGTTATAATTGCTGTACGTAATATTCGTAGTGAAGTAAATGCTCCGATGTCACGAGAAATTCCGATTAAAATAAAATACACTCAAGATAGTGTAAAAGACATATTATTAAATGGAAGTGCTTATCTGGAAAAATTTGCTCGTCCTAGTGAGCTTATTGTGGAAAGAGATATAGCTGTAAGTGAAACGGATATTAGCAGAATTTTATCAGGTGCCGAAATTTATGTATCACTAAGTGATTTAATTGATATTGATAAAGAAAAAAAACGTCTAAACAAAGAATTGGAAAAATTAGCTAAAGAATTAGAGCGTGTTAATAAAAAGCTGTCAAATGAAAAATTTGTCGGTTCTGCTCCGGAAACGGTAGTAGCAAAAGAAAAAGAAAAACAAGTATTATATCAAGAGCAGTATGATAGTGTAAAAGAGCGTCTTGAGTCTTTGGATAATTTATAA
- a CDS encoding YSIRK-type signal peptide-containing protein (The YSIRK form of extended signal peptide directs nascent proteins to the cross-wall site, while signal peptides lacking YSIRK direct proteins instead to the cell pole. A large fraction of YSIRK proteins are surface proteins anchored by sortase-mediated processing of a C-terminal LPXTG motif.), producing MKNKEKFSIRKYKIGVASVLVGLGVAIGGSAVEAHAADTAGTATTQSKVQSNSEKPSSKKLTGEELKKQRDALKDELNKMNLSEKRKEEYRKKIDKEDIFDKLLELSNNFHEESRLESLKSFKNDKVKNFAKGLMEEIKYQKEKINKMKSLTEEEKTNALENLEKIEKETIEKLSSLTTDAQINKVRYEVIKELSKPVVPFKFYVEKELNDYANKKLETLGEVHKQNLLTGEESFEADYNNLVEKLKKN from the coding sequence ATGAAAAATAAAGAAAAATTTTCTATAAGAAAATATAAAATAGGAGTAGCTTCTGTTTTAGTCGGACTGGGAGTAGCAATAGGAGGAAGCGCAGTTGAAGCACATGCAGCGGACACTGCCGGTACAGCAACAACTCAATCTAAAGTACAGTCTAATAGCGAAAAACCAAGTAGCAAGAAATTAACAGGTGAAGAATTAAAAAAACAAAGAGATGCATTAAAAGATGAATTAAATAAAATGAATTTAAGCGAAAAGAGAAAAGAAGAATACAGAAAAAAAATTGATAAGGAAGATATTTTTGATAAATTGTTAGAATTAAGTAACAACTTCCATGAAGAATCAAGATTAGAATCTTTAAAGAGTTTTAAAAATGATAAAGTTAAAAACTTCGCAAAAGGATTAATGGAAGAAATTAAATACCAAAAAGAAAAAATAAACAAAATGAAATCTCTAACAGAAGAAGAGAAAACAAACGCATTAGAAAATTTAGAAAAAATTGAAAAAGAAACAATAGAAAAACTTTCTTCATTAACAACTGATGCACAAATCAATAAAGTGCGATATGAGGTTATAAAAGAATTATCTAAACCAGTTGTACCATTTAAATTCTATGTAGAAAAAGAATTAAATGATTACGCTAATAAGAAATTAGAAACATTAGGAGAAGTACATAAACAAAACCTTTTAACAGGTGAAGAATCTTTTGAAGCGGATTATAATAATTTAGTGGAAAAATTGAAAAAAAATTAG
- a CDS encoding LPXTG cell wall anchor domain-containing protein produces the protein MKLLSTSTLPQTGEIVKNYGVYIGIVIIILVIIFLIWRKIKDNNNNDENKQD, from the coding sequence ATGAAACTATTATCTACTAGCACCCTACCACAAACAGGTGAAATAGTTAAAAATTACGGAGTTTATATTGGTATTGTAATCATTATTCTTGTTATAATTTTTCTCATTTGGAGAAAAATTAAAGACAACAATAACAACGATGAAAACAAGCAAGATTAG
- a CDS encoding helix-turn-helix transcriptional regulator, protein MKLTDRQKAIIEIVKSFEPITSDEIAEKLSLGKSTLRNDLAVLGMLEVLEAKPNVGYYYNYDFSPGEKREEFKSKLIKEVMGIAITARSTASYSDVLSKLFIYDVGTIFIVDEDNHLVGVTSRKDMLKLSRNAEADKLPIALAMTRVPNVVYIHEDDLVSDALRKIILHEIDCLPVVREESGGRIIVGKISKTTLIKILLEILEG, encoded by the coding sequence ATGAAACTTACAGATAGACAAAAGGCGATAATAGAAATAGTGAAAAGTTTTGAACCGATTACTAGTGATGAGATTGCTGAAAAGCTATCTTTGGGGAAATCAACATTAAGAAATGATTTAGCCGTACTGGGAATGTTAGAAGTATTGGAAGCTAAACCTAATGTTGGTTATTACTACAATTACGACTTTTCACCGGGAGAAAAAAGGGAGGAATTTAAAAGTAAGTTAATAAAAGAAGTAATGGGAATTGCTATAACTGCCAGAAGCACAGCTAGTTACTCAGATGTATTATCAAAATTATTTATTTATGATGTAGGAACTATTTTTATTGTTGATGAAGATAATCATTTAGTTGGTGTAACATCACGAAAAGATATGCTTAAATTATCACGTAATGCAGAGGCTGATAAATTACCTATAGCACTTGCTATGACAAGGGTGCCTAATGTTGTTTATATTCACGAAGATGATTTGGTAAGTGATGCACTTAGAAAGATTATTTTACACGAAATTGACTGTTTGCCGGTAGTAAGGGAAGAATCAGGCGGCAGAATTATCGTGGGAAAAATTTCTAAAACTACATTAATAAAAATATTATTGGAGATATTGGAGGGGTAG
- a CDS encoding pyruvate, water dikinase regulatory protein, translating into MLTVHIISDSIGNTAKDVVDAALVQFSYSDVSYKILKNSNVGTKDKIESILANIEKDDIIVQTLVDKELASYVKELAKIKGIVVIDLLTDILNIFEEKLKVKPENNPGLIRKMGAEYFKRVDALEFAVKYDDGKDINGLKEADIIILGVSRTSKTPLSLYLANRNIKVMNVPIVQDLILPEQLYEVKRKIIGLTNSVEQLNKLRGERLKALGVDHGTDYTDEVQIFEELEYAMNIMEKMGCPVIDVQNKAIEETAELVINIMRERGLEI; encoded by the coding sequence ATGTTAACTGTGCATATTATATCGGATTCTATAGGAAATACTGCTAAAGATGTTGTAGATGCAGCGTTAGTTCAGTTTTCTTATTCTGATGTTAGTTATAAAATTTTAAAAAACTCCAATGTGGGAACAAAAGACAAAATTGAATCAATTTTAGCTAATATAGAAAAAGATGATATTATTGTTCAAACATTGGTAGATAAAGAACTGGCAAGTTATGTAAAAGAATTAGCTAAAATTAAAGGGATAGTAGTTATTGATTTACTAACTGATATATTAAATATTTTTGAAGAAAAATTAAAAGTTAAACCGGAAAATAATCCGGGGTTAATAAGAAAAATGGGAGCAGAATACTTTAAACGTGTAGATGCGTTGGAATTTGCCGTTAAGTATGATGATGGAAAAGATATTAACGGATTAAAAGAAGCGGATATAATTATTCTTGGCGTATCAAGAACATCTAAGACACCACTTAGTTTATATTTAGCTAATAGAAACATTAAGGTAATGAACGTACCTATTGTTCAGGATTTAATTTTACCGGAACAATTATACGAGGTTAAAAGAAAAATTATTGGTTTAACAAATTCTGTAGAACAGTTAAATAAATTGCGGGGAGAACGTTTAAAAGCGTTAGGTGTAGATCATGGAACAGATTATACCGATGAAGTTCAAATTTTTGAAGAATTGGAATACGCAATGAATATAATGGAGAAAATGGGTTGCCCTGTTATTGATGTTCAAAACAAGGCAATAGAGGAGACCGCGGAGCTTGTTATTAATATAATGAGAGAACGCGGATTAGAAATATAA
- the ppdK gene encoding pyruvate, phosphate dikinase has translation MTKKYVYNFSEGNKDMRSLLGGKGANLAEMKSLGINVPPGFTITTESCNSYYENGERIKPEILKQINEQLEILEKEIGKKLGSLENPLLVSVRSGAVYSMPGMMDTILNLGLNDETTIVLAKKNNNYRFAYDSYRRFIQMFSDVVMGVEKYKFEEVLTRVKQENGYEQDSDMNEKDLFKVVEEFKAIYKKETGKEFPMSVKEQLMLAVEAVFKSWNNNRAKVYRRLHSISDKLGTAVNIQAMVFGNMGENCGTGVSFSRNPVTGEDELFGEYLINAQGEDVVAGIRTPKNISVLEEDMPNLYKEFVDISKKLEKHYKDMQDIEFTIEDGKLYILQTRNAKRTPNAVVEVAVSLVEEGVITKEEAILRIGSDEVNKLLHATFEEKSLKNAKQLTQGLAASPGAATGHIYFSAEEAVEAAKKYPVILVREETSPEDIEGMVSSQAIVTLRGGMTSHAAVVARGMGKCCVCGCQNMIIDYKDKTLRVSDEVLNEGDVISVDGSSGKVYSGEVEKVEAQFSERFKKLLSWADEIREMRVFANADNETDAKVAFDFGAEGVGLCRTEHMFFEEDRISLVRKMILAADTQERVKFLDRLQPIQSEDFYKIFKAADGKSVNIRLLDPPLHEFLPKDDKTIEVIAEEIGVTVAQLNAKIKSIAEFNPMMGHRGCRLGMTYPEIYLMQAKAISAAAIRARKDGHEVTVEIMIPLVGLEKEISDLREKIVELVEKEIHLYGTDFNYKVGTMIEIPRACLIADKVAKHADFFSFGTNDLTQLTFGYSRDDAEKFIDIYKKKNILESDPFVHLDESGVLQLMEIAVNKARQTKPNIKLGICGEHGGDEKSILLCSKIGLGYVSCSPYRVIIARIAAAKAAIGAEESATTK, from the coding sequence ATGACAAAAAAATATGTATATAATTTTAGCGAAGGTAATAAAGATATGCGTTCTTTATTAGGAGGAAAAGGTGCAAACCTTGCAGAGATGAAATCTCTTGGAATTAATGTACCGCCGGGGTTCACTATTACTACGGAAAGTTGTAATAGCTATTATGAAAATGGGGAACGTATTAAACCTGAAATTTTAAAACAAATTAATGAGCAATTAGAAATACTGGAAAAAGAAATCGGCAAAAAGTTAGGAAGCCTTGAAAATCCGCTATTAGTATCAGTAAGAAGTGGAGCAGTTTATTCAATGCCGGGTATGATGGATACAATTTTGAACCTTGGTTTAAATGATGAAACAACTATAGTATTAGCTAAGAAAAATAATAATTATCGTTTTGCATACGACAGCTATCGTCGCTTTATTCAAATGTTTTCTGACGTGGTAATGGGTGTAGAAAAGTATAAATTTGAAGAAGTGTTAACACGTGTAAAACAAGAAAATGGTTATGAACAAGATAGCGATATGAATGAAAAAGATTTGTTCAAAGTAGTAGAAGAGTTTAAAGCTATTTACAAAAAGGAAACCGGAAAAGAATTTCCGATGAGTGTAAAAGAACAACTAATGCTTGCGGTTGAAGCGGTATTTAAATCATGGAATAACAACCGTGCTAAAGTGTACAGACGTTTACACAGTATTAGCGATAAATTGGGAACAGCGGTTAATATTCAAGCTATGGTATTTGGTAACATGGGAGAAAATTGTGGTACTGGGGTATCATTTAGTAGAAATCCGGTAACCGGAGAAGATGAATTATTTGGTGAATATTTAATTAATGCTCAAGGTGAAGATGTTGTTGCAGGTATTAGAACACCGAAAAATATAAGTGTTCTTGAAGAAGATATGCCGAATTTATATAAGGAGTTTGTAGATATTTCTAAAAAATTAGAAAAACATTACAAAGATATGCAAGATATTGAGTTTACTATTGAGGATGGAAAACTTTATATTTTACAAACACGTAATGCTAAAAGAACACCGAACGCTGTAGTAGAAGTTGCTGTTTCATTGGTAGAAGAAGGCGTTATTACCAAAGAAGAGGCTATTTTACGAATAGGTTCTGATGAAGTAAATAAATTATTACATGCAACATTTGAAGAAAAATCTTTAAAAAATGCAAAACAATTAACGCAAGGATTAGCAGCTTCACCCGGTGCTGCTACAGGACATATTTATTTTTCAGCGGAAGAAGCTGTTGAAGCTGCGAAAAAATATCCGGTAATATTGGTAAGAGAAGAAACATCACCGGAAGATATTGAGGGAATGGTAAGTTCTCAAGCTATCGTTACATTACGTGGAGGTATGACATCACATGCTGCGGTAGTAGCTCGTGGTATGGGTAAATGTTGTGTCTGCGGTTGCCAAAATATGATTATAGATTATAAGGATAAAACACTACGAGTATCAGATGAAGTGTTGAATGAAGGTGATGTAATTTCGGTAGACGGAAGTAGCGGTAAAGTATATTCAGGCGAAGTAGAAAAAGTAGAAGCACAATTCAGTGAACGTTTCAAAAAATTATTAAGTTGGGCAGATGAAATTCGAGAAATGCGTGTATTTGCTAATGCTGATAATGAAACAGATGCAAAAGTTGCTTTTGATTTCGGAGCTGAAGGGGTTGGATTATGTAGAACCGAACATATGTTCTTTGAAGAAGATCGTATTAGTTTAGTAAGAAAAATGATTCTTGCTGCCGATACACAAGAACGTGTGAAATTCTTGGATCGTCTTCAACCAATTCAAAGTGAAGATTTTTACAAAATATTTAAAGCAGCAGACGGAAAATCAGTAAATATTCGTTTATTAGATCCACCGCTACATGAATTTTTACCAAAAGATGATAAAACAATAGAAGTTATTGCCGAAGAAATTGGGGTAACAGTAGCACAACTGAATGCAAAAATAAAAAGTATTGCAGAATTTAACCCGATGATGGGTCACCGTGGTTGTCGTTTAGGTATGACATATCCGGAAATATACTTAATGCAAGCAAAAGCAATTAGTGCAGCAGCAATTAGAGCAAGAAAAGACGGTCATGAAGTAACGGTTGAAATTATGATTCCGTTAGTAGGATTAGAAAAAGAAATTTCTGATTTACGTGAAAAAATTGTTGAGTTAGTGGAAAAAGAAATTCATTTATATGGTACAGATTTCAATTACAAAGTTGGAACAATGATTGAAATACCACGTGCTTGTTTAATTGCAGATAAAGTTGCAAAACATGCAGATTTCTTCAGTTTTGGTACAAATGACCTAACTCAATTAACATTTGGATATTCTCGTGATGACGCCGAGAAATTTATAGATATTTATAAAAAGAAAAATATCTTAGAATCTGATCCGTTCGTTCACTTAGATGAAAGCGGAGTTCTACAATTAATGGAAATTGCAGTAAACAAAGCAAGACAAACTAAACCTAATATCAAACTTGGTATTTGTGGTGAACACGGTGGAGATGAAAAATCAATTTTACTATGTTCAAAAATTGGGCTTGGTTATGTATCTTGCTCACCTTATCGTGTAATTATTGCGCGTATAGCGGCTGCTAAAGCTGCTATTGGTGCAGAAGAAAGTGCAACAACAAAATAA
- a CDS encoding AbrB/MazE/SpoVT family DNA-binding domain-containing protein, translating into MKAPKGKHAWIATVGEKGQIVIPKQAREVFDIKPGDTILLLGDEKRGIAIPPKGAFAHLMEAAFEEKEGE; encoded by the coding sequence ATGAAAGCACCAAAGGGAAAACATGCTTGGATAGCTACAGTTGGAGAAAAAGGTCAGATAGTAATACCTAAACAGGCACGGGAAGTATTTGATATAAAACCCGGTGATACAATTTTACTTCTTGGCGATGAAAAACGAGGTATTGCTATACCACCAAAAGGAGCGTTTGCACATTTGATGGAAGCAGCTTTTGAAGAGAAAGAGGGTGAATGA
- a CDS encoding ABC transporter ATP-binding protein, whose amino-acid sequence MEYILEVNGLTKIYSAFELKPTSFRIEAGEVMGFIGRNGAGKTTALKSILNLVHPNAGSVRILGMDYLDNEDEIKQQIGYAVGGIDYYKRKKLKDIVAITCIFYDNWDDEAYRHYLTAFKLDENKKIMELSEGMKVKFYLTLALSHHAKLLILDEPTSGLDPVSRDEMNEIFRKLAAKGVAILFSTHITSDLEKCANTITYIKNGELLLSTKKEEFIRHYTEEIGGTPTLEDIMAHIEREEVNL is encoded by the coding sequence ATGGAATATATTTTGGAAGTAAATGGACTTACAAAAATTTATTCAGCTTTTGAATTAAAACCTACCAGTTTTCGTATTGAAGCTGGTGAGGTTATGGGATTTATAGGTAGAAATGGCGCGGGGAAGACAACAGCACTTAAGTCTATTTTAAATCTTGTACATCCTAATGCAGGTAGCGTTCGTATTCTTGGAATGGACTATCTGGATAATGAGGATGAAATTAAACAACAGATCGGTTATGCAGTAGGTGGAATAGATTATTATAAAAGGAAAAAATTAAAAGATATTGTAGCCATTACTTGTATTTTCTATGATAATTGGGATGATGAGGCGTATCGTCATTATCTTACCGCATTTAAGCTTGACGAAAATAAGAAGATTATGGAACTTTCTGAGGGTATGAAAGTGAAATTTTACCTTACTTTGGCTCTTTCTCATCATGCTAAACTTTTGATTTTGGATGAGCCTACAAGCGGGCTTGATCCGGTATCCAGAGATGAAATGAATGAAATTTTTCGAAAGCTTGCCGCTAAAGGTGTAGCAATTTTATTTTCTACTCATATCACTAGTGATTTAGAAAAATGTGCGAATACTATTACCTATATTAAAAACGGAGAATTACTTTTATCAACGAAGAAAGAAGAATTTATTCGTCATTATACCGAGGAAATAGGTGGTACACCGACACTTGAAGATATTATGGCACATATTGAAAGAGAAGAGGTGAATTTGTGA